One Mastomys coucha isolate ucsf_1 unplaced genomic scaffold, UCSF_Mcou_1 pScaffold7, whole genome shotgun sequence genomic window, CAGGTCTGAAAAGAATCTTTGGGCGACTCCGGAGCCCACCCTCCTCTGCTGCTGCTCGATGCTTTCTGCAAGGCCAAGACCCAAGCTCCCCGCGGTCCTGACTCCTCCTGCCCTATACCGGTCGCGTCTTCCAGGGCGCACGGGCGTCGCGCAGCGAGCGATCGTGGGGCAGCGCAGCAAAGGCCGAGTGGCGCAGCTGGCAGCCGATAAAGAGGACGACGAGCGCCACGgacagcagcaggaggaagaagagcagcagGTAGGTGGGCAGGTCGGGCTTGGTGGCCGAGCCGTCCCGCACTCCACGCGCGGTGGCCAGCTCCAGCGGCAAAGCGCCCTCTGCCTTGACCGTGGCTCCGGGGGCCAGCGCGCCACTTCCTGCCGCCTCCGGCCCGCTGGTGGCGTTGAACACGTCGCCGTACATGATCCGTGGAACCCACCGACTCCCGCAGGATCACCTCACTTCGGATGCTGCAGACCGGCGCTGCTAAGAGCCTTCATGGCGGTCCCCTCCCGCCGGGCGGCGCGCACCTCCCAGGGAATCGGCGCCTGGCAGGCGGCGAGGTCACTGGGACCCCGAGGGGTGTCCGCAGCCCGAGATGCTCAGCCGCGGCAGACCAGAGTTCCCGCTTCTGGCTGTTGCTACCTGGAGAGTCCCGAGCCCCGGGCCCGTTTCACGGCTTTCCAGCCTCTCGGCTGAGCTCCGGAGCACCCCTGGGCTGCAGCAGCTGCGAAGGGTGCAGGTGAATGCAGCAGCAGTCTGTGGGGCTCTGCTCTGGGCGCGAGTGCCCGTGGATCCTCCGCTCCCCCGGGTGCGGTGGCCTTCTGGAGCCGTGCCGCGGCCTCGGGTAGTTGTCCAGATGCCTGGTGTGTAGCGAGCCTGTCCTCGTGCGCTCCCACCGCTGCGCTCCTGCCTGAGCTGGGGAGACTGAGCTCTGAGAGGCTTCTGTCCTGGGCGGGAGGGAGGCGGGGAGGTGGCAGGATTTGCAGCACTGCCCTGAGAGAGGCTGCGAACCAATGACTGAGGATCAGAAAGGACAGAGCTGTGACCATCTGCCTTTCATCACTCACCAGAGAGAATACTgaggaagggggttggggggggggggagaagaaaacAGGGAAAGACGCTAGGGCAGTGGGGttctcattcctcctcccacctGCAAAGCCTGGGATTGaaggagctgggatttgaacctggccTACCAGCCCGGGAGCCCATGCACTTAGCCTCTACAGAGAGTCGCCCCTCATGGCAGAGGGGTTCTGGTAGCTGCTGTTCATGCCTCCAACCACGCGTTGAATATAGGGCATGGGCTTCAGGGGTCATGTCCCACACTGTCATAGCATTGTGGTGCCTTTGTGTGCAGTGGGGTACCTGAGCACCTTACCTCAGGTGGGATCTGGAACCCAGGAAGGAGCTCACCTGCCCAGGTTGCACAACTGCAGAAGAGCCTCGAACTCCACAGGCTGGGCTCAGGACCAGTCTCTCTTTTGGGGATGGctagggtgggagtggggctgaTTTATGAGCGGCCACAGGCCATCAGGCAGAATGTTTAATTAAGGGGGTgagcagatttatttatttatttatttatttatttattgtcaatttgacatacgCTAGAGTCATCTGGATACCTCAAACTGAGAAAACTGACCATAGGCAcgtctgtggggtattttcttgaacAATGGTTTTGTGGGAGGCGTCCTGGGCCATCCCTGAGGAGGTTTGCATGTGCAGGCAGGCCGTGGGAGGCAAGCCAGTGAGAAGAGTTCCTCGGTGACTCTTGCTTCCcttcctgatttccctcagtgatggactgtggcAGGAAGGGAGCTGACTTAAGCTGGTCTGGGTCGGAACCCTCACACCTgcctttccccatttcttttacccctccccccacacccacagGTGTAGCCAGTTTGCACAGAACCTCAGGAACTGGCTGCCCCTTACTGAATTCACCTGGGCAAAATGGCCTGGAGATCAGTTGTTCACACGGGGCGGTGGGGACGCAGGCTTCCTCGGTCCCACTTGCTCAGCAGCCCTCTGCTCTCCCATAGAGAGGCATGAAGGGAACCTGAGCTGGCCATGGGCTGCTCAGATGGACAGGCCTGGGAAAGGCTTGGTGGCCAGAACAGAAGTGGGCAGTCCGTGGGACtgggggtagtggtggtggggtaGCAAGTCCTTGTTCCCCGCACGAGGCAAACACCAGCTGCCATACTCCTCACCAGGCATGGCTGCCTGCCTTTGAAGGTGCTGCTCAGCAAGGGCAG contains:
- the Smim32 gene encoding small integral membrane protein 32, with protein sequence MYGDVFNATSGPEAAGSGALAPGATVKAEGALPLELATARGVRDGSATKPDLPTYLLLFFLLLLSVALVVLFIGCQLRHSAFAALPHDRSLRDARAPWKTRPV